Part of the Thunnus maccoyii chromosome 17, fThuMac1.1, whole genome shotgun sequence genome, AATCAGAGTTATGAAGTTAGTGCTCCCTgaacaaaatgcttttttgaaACACCTACACAGACTTTTCTTGCTGTTTATCTGGCTGCTGAATGATTGGGATATAGGAATGTTAATCTGTGAATACTGTCCCCAACAGGTACGGACAGTAGTGGAAATGGTGCTGTGGAAAAGATACTACCTATCTGGGATGATTGATTCAAAAATGATGCTCCAGGCTGTTCGCTTCAGCCTCTGTGCCGAGGAGTCTGAGGACATGCTGAACTTGCCTGTAACCGTCTTGGAGGCCATATTTGATGCAGATGTGAAAGCGTCCTGCTTTCCAGGCTCCTACGCCAACATGTGGCATGTGTATGCCCTGTCGTCTGTCCTACAGTTTAACATCTACTCCATCTACCCCATGTTCAACCTCAAGATCAGACCCTATTTCAACCGAGTCATACGCCCAAGGGCCTGGGCGAAAGACTCTGAGACACTAACCCTCCATATCATGTGGTCTGGCGAGCTGCAATCTGAATCCTTGTTCAGGCCCAACCATTTTGTTGCACTTGTCCAGACAAGTGACCTCACTATTGGAAGCCCTGACAGCGAGCAGAGGTCCTCACCCACCAAGAGTGAGGAGCTGCTGAACCAGGACTCGCAGCTTTCGTACCCCAATCTGAAGGACAAGTACAACATCACCAAGAGGACCTTCTACCGCTGGAAGAGGCAGACGCAGGAGCACTGCAAAAAGTCAGCAGCCAGGTATGAGGCAAAGCATTTCCTGCAGGCATGCTACTTGGAAGGTAAGCTTGTCCCCCTGCACCAGTTTAAAGAGTTTTTCCCTGAAATCTCAAGGTCGTCCTACTACAACTGGAAGCACGAGCTCCTGAAATCTGGAGGGAACTTCTCTACCTCATCTTCGACTGGAGAGATAAGTCCTGGAGAGAGCACAGAGCAGGAAGCCTGGTCTTCACCTGAAGCAAAGCAGTATGAGCCAGACCACCATGACAGCGTGGCCAGTATGTTTGGCCTCAGCCTTGGCAAGCTGGATATAGAACGGGCCCAGAATGTAGCTCATATGCAGGAAGCCAAGCGGTGTCTGCAAAATTGTATCGCCGTGAACACCTCCTTCCCATTTAGGATCTTCAAAAGAAATTTCCCGGGGATCTCCAGATCAACCTATTACAACTGGAGGAGAGAAGCAATGCTGTTCAACAGAGGTTACAAAACCAGTGCTGGTAGCAGTGAGGACAGCTCAGATGCTGACAAGAGCCAAAGTCCAAAAAGTCTCTCACCAGTCCTGCCGAACACCAACCAGCCTGTCATGCCCAGAATGAGGATCTGCAGGCGAAAACACAGAAGTTTCAGACTGGCATACATGAGTAAAAAACAGCTCAGAGATGCTGCAAAGCTGCATGTCCAGAAGTCAAAATGGTCCCTGACAAAGTTCAAGCTCAAGTTCCCATCTATGTCCCCCTGTTTCTACTGGCTGTGGCGGAGCAGTCAGAACCGCAACAGAAAGAAGATGACGGTCACCCAGAGTGTAGAGATCAACGTCCCTACAAGCCTGGTTAGCACCACTACAGAACCCAAGATAACAGAGATGAGGATGGATAGTCAGAATGTACTCCCATTTGTTGAGAGCCCTAAGTATCTAGAAAATTCCACCATGCCCTCCTTTGATGCCCCACATTCAAAGCACACCCTCCAAAGCAAGACGCCGATTGATGAGCAGATGTTTGCAATGGATGTTGTGGCTCTGGCCAACTTCAAGGCCAAGGCCAAGCTGTTCCTGCAGCAACGCTTCGAGGAGAAATCCTTCCCAACCTTTAAAGAATTCAGGTCTTACTTCCCTTTCACTCCACGCTCGACGTACTACATGTGGAAGCGAGCTTTGTATCATGGGGTGTCACTGGTTCATGGATAAACGCACAAGGTTTTATCCCCTTTAAATGGCTGTTCAGGAGCAAAATGAAAGCTTTGTTGAAAGAACTTCTTGACCCCAAAACTTAACTTTCACCTTTGTGCTACTGCATCCTGTTGTTAAATACTACCTACACATTGCTGCATTTGGACTTGTTTTCATGTTCTAAATAACTGTTGGCTTAGCCAGTGTAATTGAATCTAAATGCATTGTGTCCTCTGCCCCACCACCGCCACACATTCCTCCCCCCTGGACATTTGCAcgtgtgtgaaaagaaactgagtTGTGGGTCCGTTTAAACCCTGCATGTTGCCCTCCAGGCAAAAGGCAGTTCAAAGCTGCTGTTTAGTGGCATTTTGTTTGAAGCTGTTCCTTCTTCATTCTCTTTTAATCCCTGCTAAACATTGTACTCGGGGCCCCTTATTTTTCATTGTAGCATGATTGTTAATTCTTAAATGTATGCTTTTTGTTGATGCGTGTAATATTGATCTGGGAGATTATTGgtggtttaatgtttttttgattCTTTGAATGTAAAGAGCAGCCAGTATTTGTTTTCAGAGATGATTTACTCCTGCAAATGTCCTCTGTAATCAGGGTTCTAGTGCTTTTTGATATTTCTGCCTTTGGATTGTTGAATGTACTCACCTCATGGTTACACTTGGTGCGCCAAAGTTTCGGTGGTTATCTCAAGGTTTTGGCATTTTAATGACCTACTTTTAGAAtgcctctttttcttttgatattCGACACTATAAACTGTGAGTTTTGACACACTATATTTGCACTAAAATAGTTCTCATCACACTGTTGAATGTATTATCTTAACCTTGTGCACCTTCTGGTTAAGATCCCTAATTTTTCAACAATtctatttttgaaaaatgttgtcATGGTTTCTATACttgaaaactgaatataaatgaagatatttttattttttgtacgATCCTTCATTTCAAAACTACCTATTTCCCTAAAATATTGGGAATGTTTGCCATTATAAGCTACTTTTGTCTACTATTTTTCAGCAAGTAAAACAAAGTTCCAGCTCCATATCTCTccacacagaaaaatgtattttgtaggtaaatCTGCCACTGTAACAGCAGTTTGATTTCAGTTTACAGTTTTACTtggtgtatttatttttctcatgcATTACATGTCTGAAATTGGTATCATTGATACCGGCAGCCTGCATTATGCCCAGTCAGTAGGTGAGGAAATATGTACTGTTAGGCTGTAAATCAATAAACTATCAACCAGTATCaactttttgcttcatttttgcATGATAAGTCCTCATATCATGGGCTATTTAATACAGCATTTTTGATGGTAGATATTGCACATGACCTCAGGAGGTGGTGCTTCTCTATGCCTGCAGTGCTCAGATATGTCGGCTCATTAACACAATCCATCCCTGACAAATTGTTCGTTTTATGCTCCATAACAGACAActgtaaaacatctgtaatttttttttctgaatcaaCTAGTTTCTATTCCAAGTCAGGGAGCTATTGTGATGCCAATCTTCTCTAAGCGCTTCTAATCTCATGCCCCATCAGTTACAGCTTTACACATGAAATTGTTTGCATTAgtaacagagaaacaaagagcaGACAAAGTTTAATCACTGTACAACCACAGACAAATGTGCAAACAAGCAGGTCAAACCAAGCCAGTGGCTAAAGAATAGCAATGATCTTTGAGActggttttctctctgtccaGCTATTGTGCTCATGCTAATGAGGGTAATGGTCAAGAGTGGGAGGGATGGagtagagagagggagagagaggagggggtaATTGTATGCATGGGTATAGAGGTGTTTGAGATAAGGCCAAGAACACTCAAGACTTTGGGGGAGGGCTAGAGGTGCAGGGAGAAGGAAAGGGGGGATCTGTGATTTAGACTTGAATAGTTAAAAAAACAGGATTAGAACCATCACTTTGATCACAATGAATTTCACATTCAGTAACTTGTGATTAGTGTCTAAGAGTCTCTGAGGTAACTGGCCTTGGCATAAGGAAATATTTGATGAGTAGAACTTAAAGTAAAAATTCTTTTAGTAGACTtccttgtatttttttatgcttttttttaaatgcttttctaTTGTATTACAACTGTATGTCCATGTATGTGAGCAAACCAATAAGAATCAACTAAAATAATCAGTTAACTTTTTGAGATGAGAGTTTTGGAACattgtggggggaaaaaaatctctTTACTTTATGTTTTGCATCATGTTGTTAACTTTAGCCTCTACTTGAGACTGAAGTGAGCTGATATTTTATCAGCTTGATTTCAGTGTCACTCCTTTTTCTTCCCACACATCAGCAAATGTCAGCTCTAGTTTCAGTCACATTTCATGGAATGTGCAGATGATCACTTCCTTTAACTTCCCCTTCCAATCAGATAAACTAAATTTTCTCACATTATGGTAGAATctaaattttaatgtttaaccAAAGTTGGATCTAACAGCTGAAGTAAAATGTTGTATTATGGACACATCATTTGTCATAAAACTGGAACACTTAATAAAAGTATCTGTGTTTTTTCGCTTAAattaacatgaaaatatcaCAAGTAATTAATGACATATTAAACTTTAAAGTTTATTTCACATTCAGTGAGTCATGTGATTATTGTCTAAGAGCCTCTGAGGTAATTGACCTTGGCATAAGCAAATATTTGATGAAGTCTTCGGTTGTTTCTTTGCTTGTGGGTCTGTTTGCCATCTCTGTCTTCATTACTGTATGATAGAAGGAAATCTCACTGGCACTGAGCTACTCTACATTGTTTATCTCAAAAATAGCATGAAAATAATGAGGGTTGGCAGGTGGGAGCTGAAGTCTTCAAGGATTAGCATACTGCTGTTGGTTCAGAAAGACAGAGCGATAAAGCAGAGAGGCATCTCAAGGATGCCAAATTTTCTCAGTAAACAAAACAGACCTGTGGGACTATTTAGGCTTGCGATTTGCTGCCAATTAACCTCTGATTGGAGCCAGAACTCAGAGGAACTCTGAATTTTGACCCTATTGTTGGCaaagtgaagaagaggagaagctacaaagtaaaacatttctgaCCAAAAATTTTGGAAATCAGGTGACCGTTTCAGATCAATAAATGCACTCATAATGACCACACCACAAAACAATTAATGTCGAACAGGACAAAAGTATTTTCCGTACAATATATACAACTTACACATATTTACAGAGGACAGTTTAAGTACATCTTATATAAGGAATTATTCTAGTAAGTTCTTTTGTTTCAAACTtatacacataaacagacatGCTTGCGATTTGTCCACAAGGTGGCAGTGGTTTGCTTTATAAGATGGGCTCAGCGCTTTTGGTTGTCTCCATGAAAGGGCTTACTTCAGGCACACACTCTCTGAGTTGGACACAAAATCAATGTGTAACCGCACAGCTCAGGGTGTGCGGTTCAGATTTCTCTTGAGATAAGTCCATTAATAAACATAATCCAACACTACAGCCAGTAATGCATAAACCAGATAAGGTCTTGGAAACAAATTGTTTAATGACAGATTAAAGACTACagggaaaaagacaaagaaaaaaaaagatgagagcaCTTTAAGAGCTCCAGTCAAGGATTATTTTGTGCCACATCATACCAGAACACTTTGCAGATGTTTATTATGTGCTAATATTCCAAAACTAAAATaagtttgaatttaattttatCCTCAAATGCCAGCAAAGCCACCAGGAGAACTAATTGCCTGTCTCataaaacccagaaaacaccaGAATTTTTGTTCTCTGgtccaaaataaataaataaataaataaataaataaataaataaataaataaacagagatGTTTGATCATGCTGAATcaactgaatacatttttcagtgatGTCAATTAATTTTACTTATACATTGTTCAAGCCTAAATATACATTATTGTATCATGTACAAATAACAAACACGGCCAGCCATGTAAAGACACTCTTCAATCTGTtctgaattttcttttaaaacacttttaactTGTTGGACGTCAGTGGATGACTCATTGTCTGAGAGTGCCATTTTCCAAATAAACCACTCGACTTTCAATCATCACACAATCTAAATAATATCCATGTTTTTGTGATTACCAGCTGGCGAAGCTTAATGTGATTCAGCAACTTGTCACATGAggtgacaaaaacagaacacagtGCATCTAAGGTTTTGCCAGCAGAGGCGGATGCATATTTCTTGGGGATTTTAAGTTTTGAAACACAAGCAAGTTAGCTGAGTTTCAACCAGGGCTCTCACACAGGGACAATGTGGCTATATTTGACTTAAAAATTAGGTTAATGTGAATTCATTTCTCTCAAGGTGCATGTTTGCTTGTGAAATGGGATTTTGAATTGTTCATGTCAGTCGGGGAGACAAGAAGCTTTTTGTGAATTTTCCATGAGTAATGTGCAATTTTTATGCTTAATTATGCATAATGTTGTGCCTGTGAGTATGCTCTGACCTTGAAGGCATGCAGGAGGATTTTGTTAATGCAAACCTGAGGAGGAAAGCATTAGTTAATTCAATAAGAAAGTATTATTTACTCATTGCTGCCTCATATTGCTCGAATCAATTTCCTCTAATATTTAATCTGATTTACTGTAggtttgctgttgttgttgcatccAACACCTCCCATTTCATCTCTTcgcaaataaacaaacacactctctcacactctcacactacAGCTTCTGATCAGAGACCTGCACTGACAAGTAAATCAATGAGTGACTTGTTTTTTCTGCGTCAATTGTTTCACTCTTTGTTTGCACCGAATCAATAATTCTGTGATGCTTTTTTGCTGATGAAtggacaaagagagacagagaaagtgcgtgtgtgtgtgagggagaaagggtggggtgagggggtggggtggtggggtTGTCAGTGTATTAACAGAGCAGTTATTGCAGCTCTGATCCCAGTTGCTGTTAGTGCACCAGACCACATGTCGACAGATGGTAATCAAGGCTAAAGGTCAGATAAATAAGGGCCTTGATGGGTAATCCATGTTTGCGGTCACATAATcctttgtgtatgtttgttttgtggtcTTGTACAGTTCTACCACCTGTTCAGTTTTGATTCGACACAATCTGGTGAACGCCAGAGGCTTGATCTCTCAATGCACCATCCAAACTGTGAGTCAGAGAGCAGAACAGCCAGACTGCTAAGTTCAATAAGTTGGATATAAAGATAAGACGGTGGAGAGAATCTATCATCCATCTGTTCATCCATCCAATTACTTATCCATCTCAAGTTTTACTCTAGCATCTCTTTTGTAAAACCCCAGTGCAGTTAAGCAAGTAAGGAAATATTTATCATTGCTGTATCTATATTAGATGGTGATGTTATAGTGTAAGTAAGTGAATGCCTTATTTACTGATAAGGTCAAGCAGCTTGTTGACTGATGCAGTTGTCACTGGCAATGCATAATTATTGAGGAGTTTCGTATGTTAGCATCGTTATTCAAAAGGTTCTCTTCCAGATTTCTTAACAGTTTCATGATAggataattttaaaaaactttctAACATGCATAGGCAGATGTTCTACAGGGCATCCCATCTAATTGCTAATGACTAATGCAAATATACCATTATCTCCGTCATCTCCTCCCTTGCTGCCTGTAGCTACATTTTGCAGATCACTTTGTATTGTCTTCaatttcctgtcttttcttGGAATACTGTAATCACAGGGTAACCCAATGTTAATCTCCGTCTCTATAAGTGCAAGTCAATGAAAGCTAAAGGGTTGTAAACTCATTTTGAGAAAAGAATACTCTGATTTCCTTTTAAGGTTTTACTACACCACAAGGTTGATTTCCAATTTGTGCCAAATATTTAGTATAGACATGGCTAAGGATGTACCTAGCTAGCTACTCTCCATCTAGCCTACATATAAAACCAACTTAGAAAATACAGTCTACATACATGATGCATCCTTAATAATATTTAATccatacatttgttttaattgcaAAAAAGCTTTGGACTATGGGAACTATGTCACAAATTGTAGTAGGATTGCAGCAAGGTTGCAGCTTAGACGGCGCTGACCCAAACAATCTAAGGGGGGTGTGACTGAGCAAACTAGTGAGTAGTACTGTACCAAAATCAACTCAATGGAATAATGtcagctacaacaactacaacatgtttttaagggTGCTTTATTTTCCTAATGGTCAGTCTACATAAAGGATACATTACTTCTACCATAACAGAAAGTTTACTCCATTGTAAGGGCATCTTATAGCTCACAGTATCTCATGTTCTTTACTGGAAGGGCACTTcaccatgttttttctttcattgaaaGGGCACCCAATTCTGCACTTCAGTATGTTTGACTTAGGGGAATCCTAAATGGCacttttttataatttttttcacT contains:
- the vrtn gene encoding vertnin isoform X1 encodes the protein MIQRNEVVLSVLGELQEATENSGLDALTRAALEVDQVLAPFQLPRTPCQDFPEWEGVDDIAHGLYPADAPGGLLPLNCKGEGNMLFDAVSMLLVGNTGLSLELQVRTVVEMVLWKRYYLSGMIDSKMMLQAVRFSLCAEESEDMLNLPVTVLEAIFDADVKASCFPGSYANMWHVYALSSVLQFNIYSIYPMFNLKIRPYFNRVIRPRAWAKDSETLTLHIMWSGELQSESLFRPNHFVALVQTSDLTIGSPDSEQRSSPTKSEELLNQDSQLSYPNLKDKYNITKRTFYRWKRQTQEHCKKSAARYEAKHFLQACYLEGKLVPLHQFKEFFPEISRSSYYNWKHELLKSGGNFSTSSSTGEISPGESTEQEAWSSPEAKQYEPDHHDSVASMFGLSLGKLDIERAQNVAHMQEAKRCLQNCIAVNTSFPFRIFKRNFPGISRSTYYNWRREAMLFNRGYKTSAGSSEDSSDADKSQSPKSLSPVLPNTNQPVMPRMRICRRKHRSFRLAYMSKKQLRDAAKLHVQKSKWSLTKFKLKFPSMSPCFYWLWRSSQNRNRKKMTVTQSVEINVPTSLVSTTTEPKITEMRMDSQNVLPFVESPKYLENSTMPSFDAPHSKHTLQSKTPIDEQMFAMDVVALANFKAKAKLFLQQRFEEKSFPTFKEFRSYFPFTPRSTYYMWKRALYHGVSLVHG
- the vrtn gene encoding vertnin isoform X2, which codes for MIQRNEVVLSVLGELQEATENSGLDALTRAALEVDQVLAPFQLPRTPCQDFPEWEGVDDIAHGLYPADAPGGLLPLNCKGEGNMLFDAVSMLLVGNTGLSLELQVRTVVEMVLWKRYYLSGMIDSKMMLQAVRFSLCAEESEDMLNLPVTVLEAIFDADVKASCFPGSYANMWHVYALSSVLQFNIYSIYPMFNLKIRPYFNRVIRPRAWAKDSETLTLHIMWSGELQSESLFRPNHFVALVQTSDLTIGSPDSEQRSSPTKSEELLNQDSQLSYPNLKDKYNITKRTFYRWKRQTQEHCKKSAARSSYYNWKHELLKSGGNFSTSSSTGEISPGESTEQEAWSSPEAKQYEPDHHDSVASMFGLSLGKLDIERAQNVAHMQEAKRCLQNCIAVNTSFPFRIFKRNFPGISRSTYYNWRREAMLFNRGYKTSAGSSEDSSDADKSQSPKSLSPVLPNTNQPVMPRMRICRRKHRSFRLAYMSKKQLRDAAKLHVQKSKWSLTKFKLKFPSMSPCFYWLWRSSQNRNRKKMTVTQSVEINVPTSLVSTTTEPKITEMRMDSQNVLPFVESPKYLENSTMPSFDAPHSKHTLQSKTPIDEQMFAMDVVALANFKAKAKLFLQQRFEEKSFPTFKEFRSYFPFTPRSTYYMWKRALYHGVSLVHG